Proteins from one Triticum aestivum cultivar Chinese Spring chromosome 7A, IWGSC CS RefSeq v2.1, whole genome shotgun sequence genomic window:
- the LOC123153021 gene encoding uncharacterized protein, translated as MVLLKLKMHAQSTMVKRTCLKISFKFFGPFKIAEHLPNRAFVQNPQSTGDILTPSPSTAPLSPSPCFASRTHGRGATPAAAGTGEHRRRLLRRRQAGTHSVLRSGDVEEVDGARFAHHPLLLRRPARVGKRTILSSASPGPPSGATRVRRQPEQMDDRFWVRFPWISVRLDESVLCSSY; from the exons ATGGTCCTCCTCAAGCTCAAAATGCATGCCCAGTCCACTATGGTCAAACGTACATGCCTAAAGATCTCCTTCAAGTTCTTTGGACCTTTCAAGATTGCAGAGCAT CTCCCGAACCGGGCCTTCGTCCAGAACCCGCAATCCACGGGCGACATACTAACCCCGAGCCCGAGCACTGCACCGCTTTCTCCTTCCCCTTGCTTCGCGTCGCGGACTCACGGGCGCGGCGCGACTCCTGCCGCTGCCGGCACCGGCGAGCATCGGCGGCGGCTGCTGCGTCGGAG GCAGGCAGGCACCCATTCCGTCCTCCGCTCCGGCGACGTTGAAGAGGTCGACGGCGCGCGCTTCGCTCACCacccgctcctcctccgccgccccgcccgcgtGGGTAAGCGCACCATCCTCTCCTCCGCCTCCCCCGGTCCCCCCTCGGGCGCGACGCGCGTGCGCCGCCAGCCGGAGCAGATGGATGACCGATTTTGGGTCCGTTTCCCATGGATTTCGGTTCGATTAGATGAGTCGGTGCTTTGTAGTTCATATTGA